Proteins encoded within one genomic window of Ptiloglossa arizonensis isolate GNS036 chromosome 3, iyPtiAriz1_principal, whole genome shotgun sequence:
- the LOC143144863 gene encoding antichymotrypsin-2 isoform X6 codes for MATQIDKDQALQAVSQGTNQFSSSLLQAVVEDYPRYLVMSPISAAIVLAMAAYGSRGETENQFKQVLHLPSSESLGTSGYQALIDTLNNIKENKLKLANKVFMAEQFSIKPTYQQLTENYFHSVTQSVNFAKSVEAANTINTWVKQNTNNLIDNIVTSGDLNGDTALVLVNAIYFKGQWKNKFNPELTKNMPFHINENTVNNVPTMYRQGSYKYGELPHLNAKFIEIPYQGNELSMIIILPNEINGLSEVEKKLQDTSMTDILNQGFEREVELYLPKFKIENKIDLNSYLQKLGLTDMFTSRANFSGIADANLVISKVVQKAFIEVNEEGSEAAAATGLIIQAFALIVPVKIEVNKPFFYSIVKPLYNNATGTPDIISIFTGVVNELQS; via the exons ATGGCAACACAGATAGACAAGGATCAAGCACTCCAGGCCGTTTCACAAGGCACAAATCAATTTTCATCGTCATTACTTCAG gctGTGGTAGAAGACTATCCAAGGTATCTTGTAATGTCTCCTATTAGTGCAGCTATTGTGCTTGCTATGGCTGCCTATGGTTCACGTGGAGAAACAGAAAACCAATTTAAACAAGTTCTTCATCTGCCATCTTCAGAAAGTCTTGGTACATCAGGTTATCAAGCACTTATCGATACTCtcaat AATATCAAGGAAAATAAACTTAAACTTGCAAACAAAGTCTTTATGGctgaacaattttctataaaaccAACTTATCAGCAACTGACAGAAAATTACTTTCATTCTGTTACTCAATCAGTAAACTTTGCCAAATCTGTTGAAGCTGCAAACACCATCAACACATGGGttaaacaaaatacaaataatctCATTGATAACATTGTTACTTCTG GTGATTTAAATGGCGACACAGCATTAGTACTTGTTAATGCAATTTATTTTAAGGGtcagtggaaaaataaattcaacccTGAATTGACTAAGAATATGCCGTTCCATATTAATGAAAATACAGTAAATAATGTTCCTACTATGTACAGACAAGGTTCCTACAAGTATGGTGAACTTCCACACTTGAatgcaaaatttattgaaataccaTATcag GGAAATGAATTGAGTATGATCATAATTCTTCCAAATGAAATTAATGGTTTGTCAgaagttgaaaaaaaattacaagataCAAGTATGACCGACATCCTAAATCAGGGATTTGAACGCGAAGTGGAATTATATTTACCAAAATTcaagattgaaaataaaatagatcTCAACAGTTATCTACAAAAG TTGGGTTTAACTGACATGTTTACCAGCCGTGCTAATTTTTCTGGTATTGCTGATGCCAACTTGGTTATTAGCAAAGTTGTGCAAAAGGCATTTATTGAAGTGAATGAAGAAGGTAGTGAGGCTGCTGCTGCCACTG GATTGATAATACAGGCATTCGCCCTAATAGTTCCAGTGAAAATTGAAGTAAATAAGCCGTTTTTCTACAGTATTGTTAAACCGCTTTACAATAATGCAACCGGCACTCCTGatataatatcaatatttacTGGAGTCGTTAATGAACTACAGTCTTAA